One segment of Rosa chinensis cultivar Old Blush chromosome 6, RchiOBHm-V2, whole genome shotgun sequence DNA contains the following:
- the LOC112172005 gene encoding disease resistance protein RUN1 isoform X3 — protein MKAGETVLPIFYDVDPSDIRKQTGSFGEAFANYEERFRDDKEKVQRWRHALTEVASFSGWNSKEWYESKLIRDIVEVIWTKLQPTSFSYAENLVGIYSRLQQVKFLLDVGVEDVRFIGIWGMGGIGKTTMVRVVYEKIAREFEFSFLLTDVRNSSEKSGLLNLQKQLLSGIWSKNVDISDLHEGATIIRRLLGHKKVLLILDDVNHSSHLKYLAGNREWFGSGSRVLITSRNEHLLIEHGVERRLKVEEFNDEDSLQLFSWKAFKRDHPEEDFLDLSKSVISYAKGLPLALEVLGSFFHGRDLSEWKSGLRKLGRVCNLEIFDILKTSYDDLDSEEKKIFLDIACFFNGQDKDRVTEVLNSCDVSAIIGIKVLMERSLLTISHGRLRMHDLLQKMGREIVRRESPNEPSRCSRLWLLEDIKHILTNNSGTEAIEGIFVDSTDSEVKVDVNRKSFSMMNKLRYLKINNGNLPKGLEYLPNSLLILDWTRYPLKSLPSHFNPQKLLELSLCHSCIKHFRMGTEPLYNLKTIDLSHSLDLVRTPNFKGMPYLEILCLEGCIRLYEVDPTIEVLERLTVLNLKDCKHLVCLPSSIGGLKSLKVLNLSGCSKLDNLPGELGHVACLEKLDVSGSGIREVPSFIGLLKNLKELFLAGFKAQSPKSWNMMFNPFELLRKRSHIPTRLSLPCLFSLHSLAKLDLSDCNLFDEAISSDFGCLASLRILKLSKNQFVRLPESISQLPRLESLQLDLCSKLRTLPELPSHVWVYASNCISLDTSANQRGQCNSVLGGYFGNCFKMVENESCGSIALSLLTRYLKFQRYGSSVHSFHKSFDHRRFDFVAPGNEIPEWYNHQSVGSSITVELHPGWFTNKWMGFTVCAVYGLIRPLPPRVGWTIGYSLTANGRSLDGNSLGSTQKQDQHVLDQPMLDHIWFFYENCDRVCYAHEWQDIYHHLEFSFKLTMYEDMHGVEIPQVKKCGVRVIYEEDVEEIWQTLLKESNPKRGLQQNDDDAASSSASQAHSQLLLDGAGPGGSP, from the exons TATGGACAAAATTGCAACCTACATCATTCAGTTATGCAGAAAATCTAGTTGGGATTTACTCAAGATTGCAGCAAGTCAAGTTTCTTTTAGATGTAGGGGTGGAAGACGTCCGCTTCATTGGGATATGGGGAATGGGCGGGATTGGTAAGACAACTATGGTAAGAGTGGTGTATGAGAAAATCGCTCGTGAATTTGAATTTAGTTTCCTTCTTACCGATGTTAGAAACTCCTCCGAAAAAAGTGGCCTACTTAATTTACAAAAGCAACTTCTCTCTGGGATTTGGTCAAAAAATGTCGACATATCAGACCTTCATGAAGGAGCCACCATTATAAGGAGGTTGTTAGGTCACAAAAAAGTTCTTCtcattcttgatgatgtgaaccATTCAAGCCATTTAAAATATTTGGCAGGAAACCGAGAGTGGTTTGGTTCAGGGAGTAGAGTTCTCATCACATCTAGAAATGAACATTTGTTGATTGAACATGGAGTGGAGAGAAGATTGAAAGTTGAGGAATTTAATGATGAGGATTCTCTCCAGCTTTTTAGCTGGAAAGCATTCAAAAGAGACCACCCTGAAGAAGATTTTCTTGATTTGTCAAAATCTGTTATAAGTTATGCTAAAGGCCTTCCTTTAGCTCTTGAAGTACTAGGTTCTTTTTTTCATGGAAGAGATCTAAGTGAATGGAAAAGTGGACTGAGAAAACTGGGAAGAGTTTGTAACTTGGAAATTTTCGACATACTTAAAACAAGTTATGATGATCTAGATtctgaagagaagaaaatattcctagacattgcatgtttctttaacGGACAGGACAAAGATCGAGTAACAGAAGTATTAAACAGTTGCGAtgtttctgcaattattggaaTAAAAGTCCTGATGGAAAGATCTCTCTTGACTATTTCTCATGGAAGACTAAGGATGCACGATTTGCTCCAAAAAATGGGACGGGAAATTGTCCGCCGGGAATCTCCTAACGAGCCGAGCAGGTGCAGTAGGTTGTGGCTTCTTGAAGACATCAAACATATCTTGACCAATAATTCT GGAACTGAAGCAATAGAAGGCATATTTGTGGACTCAACCGACTCAGAAGTAAAGGTGGACGTGAAtcgaaaatcattttcaatGATGAACAAATTGAGATACCTGAAGATTAATAATGGGAATCTACCTAAGGGGCTTGAATATCTTCCCAATAGTTTACTGATTCTTGATTGGACGAGGTATCCGTTAAAATCTCTGCCATCACATTTCAACCCTCAAAAGCTGCTCGAACTTAGCTTGTGTCATAGTTGTATTAAACATTTCCGGATGGGAACTGAG CCTTTATACAATTTGAAAACCATTGATCTGAGTCACTCTCTGGATCTTGTCAGAACCCCAAACTTTAAAGGTATGCCATATCTCGAGATTCTGTGTCTTGAAGGTTGTATAAGATTGTATGAGGTTGACCCAACAATTGAAGTGCTTGAAAGACTTACTGTGCTGAACTTGAAAGATTGCAAACATCTTGTGTGTCTTCCAAGCAGTATAGGTGGCTTAAAATCTCTCAAAGTTCTCAATCTTTCTGGTTGCTCAAAGCTTGACAACCTGCCAGGTGAGCTGGGTCATGTTGCTTGTTTGGAGAAGCTTGATGTGAGTGGAAGTGGCATAAGAGAAGTGCCCTCCTTTATTGGTCTTTTGAAAAACCTCAAAGAATTATTTCTTGCTGGATTTAAAGCACAGTCACCTAAATCATGGAATATGATGTTCAATCCCTTTGAGTTATTGCGAAAAAGAAGTCACATTCCCACAAGATTGTCATTGCCTTGTTTATTTAGTTTGCATTCATTAGCTAAACTGGATCTAAGTGACTGCAATCTTTTTGACGAAGCAATCTCCAGTGATTTTGGATGTTTAGCCTCATTAAGAATTCTAAAGTTGAGCAAAAATCAATTCGTTAGACTGCCTGAGAGCATCAGCCAGCTCCCTAGACTTGAAAGTCTTCAGTTGGATTTGTGTAGCAAGCTTCGGACATTACCAGAGCTTCCATCTCATGTATGGGTATACGCTAGCAACTGCATTTCATTAGATACATCGGCCAATCAAAGAGGACAATGCAATTCTGTACTAGGAGGATATTTTGGTAACTGTTTCAAAATGGTGGAGAATGAAAGTTGTGGGAGTATAGCACTTTCATTGCTAACACGCTACCTTAAGTTTCAACGTTACGGTTCTTCTGTACATtcatttcataaatcatttgACCATAGAAGATTTGACTTTGTTGCTCCTGGAAATGAAATACCCGAGTGGTACAATCACCAAAGTGTGGGGTCTTCGATAACTGTAGAGCTGCATCCTGGTTGGTTTACTAACAAGTGGATGGGATTCACCGTCTGTGCCGTTTATGGACTCATCAGACCACTCCCGCCTAGGGTTGGGTGGACTATTGGTTACTCATTGACGGCCAATGGACGATCATTGGATGGTAACAGTCTGGGGTCTACGCAAAAGCAGGATCAACATGTGTTGGATCAACCTATGTTAGATCACATTTGGTTCTTCTATGAGAATTGTGATCGCGTTTGCTATGCACATGAGTGGCAGGATATTTACCACCACCTTGAATTTTCATTTAAACTCACCATGTATGAGGACATGCATGGAGTGGAGATTCCGCAAGTGAAGAAATGTGGGGTCCGTGTGATATATGAGGAAGATGTGGAGGAGATTTGGCAAACATTATTGAAGGAGAGCAATCCCAAGCGAGGGCTTCAACaaaatgatgatgatgcagCATCTAGTAGTGCAAGTCAGGCTCATTCACAACTCCTCCTTGATGGCGCAGGACCCGGTGGAAGCCCTTAG